One region of Manduca sexta isolate Smith_Timp_Sample1 chromosome 25, JHU_Msex_v1.0, whole genome shotgun sequence genomic DNA includes:
- the LOC115441270 gene encoding peptidylglycine alpha-hydroxylating monooxygenase — protein sequence MLGQIILLATAAFFNLLVFVHAQEIDTYDLLMPNVWPHSDELYLCTPIRISPRTSYYITGFKPNATMHTAHHMLLYGCSEPGSNDSVWSCGEMQSNGVDQIYNTANPCRAGSQIVYAWAKDAPSLQLPEGVGFLIGKDSPIKYLVLQVHYMHKFPVGKTDNSGVFLKYTKTRMPRQAGVILLGTGGVIPAHAVEHMETACTMREDKVLHPFAFRTHTHGLGTVVSGYVVHQKESGDVWSLLGKKNPQLPQMFYPILDTSPIKQGDVLAARCTMNNTRSHTVSIGSTNNDEMCNFYLMYWVENDTPLEQKYCFTPGPPYYYWTQARENFNRIPDLEASTL from the exons ATGTTGGGCCAAATAATTTTGCTGGCCACGGCGgcttttttcaatttattagtatttgtaCATGCACAAGAAATCGATACTTATGATTTACTCATGCCTAATGTTTGGCCGCATTCG GATGAGTTGTACCTTTGTACGCCGATCAGGATTTCTCCCCGGACTAGTTATTACATAA cCGGATTCAAACCCAATGCGACTATGCACACGGCGCATCACATGCTCCTATACGGATGCTCAGAACCTGGCTCCAATGATTCCGTGTG gagttGCGGCGAGATGCAAAGCAATGGCGTGGATCAAATCTACAACACCGCTAATCCATGCCGCGCTGGATCACAG ATTGTGTACGCGTGGGCTAAAGATGCTCCGAGTCTGCAGCTACCAGAAGGCGTCGGTTTCCTCATCGGCAAGGATTCCCCGATAAAGTATTTGGTGTTGCAAGTTCATTATATGCACAAATTTccag TGGGTAAAACAGACAATTCTGGCGTTTTCCTGAAATACACGAAGACCCG CATGCCTCGCCAAGCTGGTGTGATCCTGCTGGGTACGGGAGGGGTGATCCCCGCTCATGCCGTGGAACATATGGAGACGGCCTGCACCATGCGCGAGGACAAAGTCCTGCATCCATTCGCGTTCCGTACTCATACTCATGGACTTG GTACGGTGGTAAGCGGCTACGTGGTACACCAGAAAGAGAGCGGCGACGTATGGAGCCTGCTCGGCAAGAAGAACCCCCAGCTGCCCCAAATGTTCTACCCCATACTAGACACCTCTCCTATAAAGCAAGGAGATGTGCTCGCTGCTAGATGCACTATGAACAACACTAGAAGTCACACTGTTAGCATTGG CTCCACAAATAACGACGAGATGTGCAACTTCTACTTAATGTACTGGGTTGAGAACGACACGCCGTTGGAGCAGAAGTATTGCTTCACCCCCGGACCGCCATACTACTACTGGACACAAGCCCGGGAGAATTTCAACCGCATCCCGGACTTGGAGGCCAGCACGCTGTAA